In Nothobranchius furzeri strain GRZ-AD chromosome 18, NfurGRZ-RIMD1, whole genome shotgun sequence, a single genomic region encodes these proteins:
- the lamtor3 gene encoding ragulator complex protein LAMTOR3, producing the protein MADDLKRFLYKQLQSVEGLHAIVVTDRDGVPVVKVANDNAPVQALRPGFLSTFALATDQGSKLGLSKNKSIICYYNSYQIVQFNRLPLVISLIASSGANTGLIMSLEKELTPLIEDLRQVVEVT; encoded by the exons ATGGCAGAC GATTTGAAGAGATTCCTGTACAAACAGCTCCAAAG TGTTGAAGGTCTTCATGCCATCGTAGTGACGGACCGAGACGGTGTTCCAGTTGTGAAAG TTGCCAATGACAACGCCCCCGTCCAAGCGCTGAGACCCGGTTTCTTGTCCACCTTCGCTCTGGCCACAGATCAGGGCAGCAAACTCGGCCTGTCCAAGAACAAGAGCATCATCTGCTACTACAACTCCTACCAG ATTgtgcagttcaatcgcctccccctGGTTATCAGCCTGATCGCCAGCAGCGGTGCCAACACAG GTCTGATCATGAGTCTGGAGAAGGAGTTGACTCCTCTAATAGAGGATCTGAGGCAGGTGGTGGAGGTGACATAG